The following are from one region of the Sphingomonas sp. J315 genome:
- a CDS encoding MFS transporter produces the protein MFGFGDFAFNLYWQSAMLFLLFYYTDALGLPVGVAATIFLAASVWDGIANFAAGLLADRHEPRGGLGRLLALGGMPLGLGFMLAYLPPLAPGYWGMAGIFAGHILFRTAYAFLNVPYLAMSARVSTDSNDRAFVAGVRMLSGTLAAIVVALGTVPLGAGLLGAERAADAYFGAAILFALAGAAILAFVGLSYREADVPQRAEPVPVLTALRAIAANRAFVTLNLAMMAVIVAVTILNKSVLYYFKYFLHDEASGQLALASMSVVSAVSVPLWMLLRRRIGARGLWFLAAGLASAGLAAFALVDIHRAGVMQAYLMAMQAMIVGLNFVFWAMLPNTIEYGEQRTGLRVEGAVFGMAALLQRVAIGLATAILGFGFDSAGYVANVDQSDATLTAMRLTIALVPLGFLAFSCVMMALNPLARGTHAQIVRDLRG, from the coding sequence TTGTTCGGGTTCGGGGACTTTGCGTTCAATCTCTACTGGCAGAGCGCGATGCTCTTCCTGCTGTTCTACTACACCGACGCGCTGGGGCTGCCGGTGGGAGTGGCGGCAACGATCTTTCTGGCGGCATCGGTGTGGGACGGGATTGCGAACTTCGCCGCAGGGCTGCTCGCCGACCGGCATGAGCCGCGCGGGGGGCTGGGGCGGTTGCTGGCGCTGGGCGGAATGCCGCTGGGGCTGGGCTTCATGCTCGCCTATTTGCCCCCGCTTGCGCCCGGATACTGGGGGATGGCAGGGATTTTTGCGGGGCATATCCTGTTCCGCACCGCCTATGCCTTTCTCAACGTCCCCTATCTGGCGATGAGCGCGCGGGTCAGCACCGACAGCAATGACCGGGCGTTCGTTGCGGGGGTGCGCATGCTGTCGGGCACGCTTGCCGCGATCGTGGTGGCACTCGGCACGGTGCCGCTGGGTGCAGGACTGCTCGGGGCCGAACGCGCCGCCGATGCGTATTTCGGGGCGGCGATCCTGTTCGCGCTTGCCGGGGCAGCGATTCTCGCCTTTGTCGGCCTGAGCTATCGCGAAGCCGATGTGCCGCAGCGCGCCGAGCCGGTTCCGGTGCTGACGGCTCTACGCGCCATCGCCGCCAACCGCGCCTTTGTCACGCTGAACCTAGCGATGATGGCGGTGATCGTGGCGGTGACGATCCTCAACAAGTCGGTCCTCTATTATTTCAAATATTTTCTCCACGACGAGGCGAGCGGTCAGCTCGCCCTCGCGTCGATGAGCGTGGTCAGCGCGGTGTCAGTGCCACTGTGGATGCTGCTGCGCCGACGCATCGGCGCGCGGGGCCTGTGGTTCCTCGCCGCCGGGTTGGCGAGCGCCGGGCTCGCCGCCTTCGCGCTGGTCGATATCCACCGCGCCGGGGTGATGCAGGCCTATCTGATGGCGATGCAGGCGATGATCGTCGGCCTCAACTTCGTGTTCTGGGCGATGCTGCCCAACACGATCGAATATGGCGAGCAGCGCACCGGGCTGCGCGTCGAGGGCGCGGTGTTCGGCATGGCGGCGTTGCTTCAGCGGGTGGCGATCGGGCTGGCCACGGCGATCCTCGGCTTCGGATTCGATAGCGCCGGTTATGTCGCCAATGTCGATCAGAGCGACGCGACGCTTACCGCGATGCGGCTGACGATCGCGCTCGTCCCGCTCGGCTTCCTCGCCTTCTCGTGCGTGATGATGGCGCTCAACCCGCTCGCGCGCGGCACGCATGCGCAGATCGTTCGCGACCTGAGAGGTTGA
- a CDS encoding LacI family DNA-binding transcriptional regulator produces MARQAKVSIASVSRALNGLGNVRAETRERVIAAANELGYVPHAGARSLSLARAHAIGVVLPDLHGEFFSEFVRGLDREASRRGYVMLLSVMHDDSEQAAMALRAMRGRVDGLVVMAPHLPESMLRRALPTGLPSLIINGPRAISDLATVRLDNNAATDAMVAHLVAAGRRRIVHIAGPEGNIDASERASAFRASIARHLPGVEPIVLPGDFAEEGGEAVARAIVAGQIDCDAVFAANDMMAIGCLNGLRGAGIDVPGRVAVTGFDDIPLARYLGVTTMRVRIAELGEDAIGRVIDVLEGEGADTRAELHQAELVVRSTSAS; encoded by the coding sequence GTGGCACGGCAGGCAAAGGTGTCGATCGCATCGGTGTCGCGCGCGCTGAACGGGCTGGGCAATGTCCGTGCCGAGACGCGCGAGCGCGTGATCGCTGCAGCAAACGAGCTGGGCTATGTCCCCCATGCCGGCGCACGCAGCCTCAGCCTGGCCCGCGCGCACGCGATCGGGGTCGTGCTGCCCGACCTGCATGGCGAGTTCTTCAGCGAGTTCGTGCGCGGCCTCGATCGCGAGGCGAGCCGCCGCGGCTATGTGATGCTGCTATCGGTGATGCATGACGACAGCGAACAGGCAGCGATGGCATTGCGCGCAATGCGCGGCCGGGTCGACGGACTGGTGGTAATGGCGCCGCATCTGCCCGAGTCGATGCTGCGACGTGCGCTGCCGACCGGCCTGCCTTCGCTGATCATCAACGGCCCACGCGCGATCAGCGACCTGGCGACCGTACGGCTCGACAACAACGCAGCGACCGACGCGATGGTCGCCCATCTGGTCGCAGCCGGTCGCCGCCGGATTGTCCATATTGCGGGGCCGGAGGGCAATATCGATGCGAGCGAACGCGCGAGCGCCTTCCGGGCCAGCATCGCCCGACACCTGCCCGGGGTTGAGCCGATCGTCCTGCCCGGCGATTTCGCCGAAGAGGGCGGCGAGGCGGTAGCCCGGGCGATCGTCGCGGGGCAGATCGACTGCGACGCCGTATTCGCGGCGAATGACATGATGGCCATCGGGTGCCTCAACGGGCTGCGCGGGGCGGGGATCGATGTTCCGGGCCGGGTCGCGGTCACCGGCTTCGACGATATCCCGCTCGCGCGCTATCTGGGCGTTACCACCATGCGGGTGCGGATCGCCGAACTGGGCGAGGACGCGATCGGCCGGGTGATCGACGTGCTTGAGGGCGAAGGTGCGGATACGCGCGCGGAACTGCACCAGGCCGAACTGGTGGTACGCTCGACCAGCGCAAGCTAA
- a CDS encoding family 43 glycosylhydrolase — protein sequence MRAILAVTLAGLCAAGAASAQPGKRTYANPIDLDYRYNYEQVNEDISYRTGADPVIIRHKDAYYLFQTLAEGYWRSTNLIDWTFITPSRWEKGGFVAPAAWSDGERLYLMPSMMEPGSVYVSDAPETGKLDYFVRRMPRLPGQIWPGGEANMKPGDVPPGPWDPALFLDDDGKWYFYWGSSNVFPLYGIGIEFRDGRMIYKGRATEAFRLDPDNHGWERFGQDHSGTLPDGKPIKPFMEGAWMTKVAGTYYLQYGAPGTEYNAYANGAYTSKSPLGPFEYAPWNPVAYKPGGFVEGAGHGSTVQDHHGNWWNSGTPWLGHNWTFERRINLFPTRFEADGQMWASSRFGDFPHWMPEGKVEDIEGLFTGWMLLSYRKRLTASSTLGEFDASRAADENPRTFWVAASNRAGETLTMDLGAAKTVRAIQVNFADYKSGRYGDAPDIYTEFRLEGSVDGKRWSKLAQTEAPRRDRPNAYFQLERPAKVRFVRYVHGHVGGAHLAINDLRVFGNADGRAPAGPGAVTAIRDEDERNAKVSWRKVPGATGYNVMWGIRPDRLTLTYQVFADDLGGDRLASLDLRALNKGVGYYAAVEAFNETGVSKRSAAVRVR from the coding sequence ATGCGTGCAATCCTTGCGGTGACTCTGGCGGGCCTGTGCGCGGCGGGGGCGGCAAGCGCGCAGCCGGGCAAGCGGACCTATGCCAACCCGATCGACCTCGACTATCGCTACAATTACGAGCAGGTGAACGAGGACATCTCGTACCGCACCGGTGCCGACCCGGTGATCATCCGGCACAAGGACGCCTATTATCTCTTCCAGACGCTGGCCGAGGGCTATTGGCGCTCGACCAATCTGATCGACTGGACCTTCATCACGCCGAGCCGCTGGGAAAAGGGCGGATTCGTCGCCCCCGCCGCCTGGTCGGATGGCGAGCGGCTCTATCTGATGCCGTCGATGATGGAGCCGGGGTCGGTCTATGTGTCCGACGCGCCGGAGACGGGCAAGCTCGACTATTTCGTACGCCGCATGCCGCGTTTGCCCGGGCAGATCTGGCCGGGTGGCGAGGCGAATATGAAGCCGGGCGATGTGCCGCCGGGGCCGTGGGACCCCGCGCTGTTCCTGGACGATGACGGCAAATGGTATTTCTATTGGGGGTCGTCCAACGTCTTTCCACTCTATGGCATCGGGATCGAATTCCGCGACGGCCGCATGATTTATAAGGGCCGCGCGACCGAGGCGTTCAGGCTCGACCCCGACAATCATGGTTGGGAACGCTTCGGGCAGGATCATTCGGGCACCTTGCCCGACGGCAAGCCGATCAAGCCGTTCATGGAGGGGGCGTGGATGACCAAGGTCGCCGGCACCTACTACCTCCAGTACGGCGCGCCGGGCACCGAATATAACGCCTATGCCAATGGCGCCTACACATCGAAATCGCCGCTCGGCCCGTTCGAATATGCGCCGTGGAACCCGGTCGCCTACAAGCCCGGCGGGTTCGTCGAGGGTGCGGGACATGGCTCGACGGTACAGGACCATCACGGCAACTGGTGGAACAGCGGCACGCCTTGGCTCGGCCATAACTGGACGTTCGAGCGGCGGATCAACCTGTTCCCGACGCGATTCGAGGCGGATGGGCAGATGTGGGCGTCGTCGCGCTTCGGCGATTTTCCGCACTGGATGCCGGAGGGGAAGGTCGAGGATATCGAGGGGCTGTTCACCGGCTGGATGCTGTTGTCCTATCGCAAGAGGCTGACCGCCTCCTCGACATTGGGCGAGTTCGACGCCAGCCGCGCCGCGGACGAGAATCCGCGCACCTTCTGGGTCGCCGCCAGCAATCGCGCGGGCGAGACGCTGACGATGGACCTCGGCGCGGCGAAGACGGTACGCGCAATCCAGGTCAATTTCGCGGACTACAAGTCCGGTCGCTATGGCGACGCGCCCGACATCTATACGGAGTTCCGGCTGGAGGGATCGGTGGACGGCAAGCGCTGGTCAAAGCTCGCCCAGACCGAAGCGCCTCGCCGCGACCGTCCCAACGCCTATTTCCAGCTTGAGCGCCCGGCGAAGGTGCGCTTCGTCCGCTATGTCCATGGCCATGTCGGCGGGGCGCATCTGGCGATCAACGACCTGCGCGTATTCGGCAATGCCGATGGCCGCGCGCCAGCCGGGCCCGGCGCGGTGACCGCGATCCGCGACGAGGACGAACGCAACGCCAAGGTCAGCTGGCGCAAGGTGCCGGGCGCGACCGGCTACAACGTGATGTGGGGCATCCGCCCGGATCGGCTGACGCTGACCTATCAGGTCTTTGCCGATGATCTGGGCGGCGACCGGCTGGCCAGCCTTGACCTGCGCGCACTCAACAAGGGTGTCGGCTATTATGCAGCGGTCGAGGCATTCAACGAAACTGGCGTGTCGAAACGCAGCGCGGCGGTGCGGGTGCGTTAG
- a CDS encoding amidohydrolase family protein, whose protein sequence is MRQSVAGVLAALFVIGQAHAQDKPAEKPKWDVNAPQGATLKQAKIDTDEGSWIDVDVSPDGKTIAFALLGDIYTMPITGGTPTRVAEGMAWEVHPRFSPDGRRIAFTSDRGGGDNIWIMNADGSDKKQLTKEDFRLLNQPSWSPDGQYIVAKKHFTTGRSLGTGEVWLYHVSGGAGVQLVKRVSERHQKELGEPIYSADGTGVYFTRNITSGPIFEYAQDSNSNLFNIERYDLETGETTTAVSGLGGSVRPAPSPDGKSIAFVRREAGKSKLWVKDMASGAERIVYGALDQDVQETWAVTGVYPNIDWTPDSKSLVFWAGGKIRRVDSDGSNAAVIPFRVTDTRAVADAPHPQIAVAPDSFTTRMPRFAAVSPDGGRVVFESLGKLWVKPVAGGAAKRLTGLADDAGMELFPAWSRDGRSIVFVQWNDESLGSIRIVPAAGGTARAVTQQPGHYARPQFSPDGATIVFEKGDGGGLIASKWGENPGVYRVASAGGTPVMVTRGLSRPHFGASNDRVFMVEGGEKLQLVSTTLSGDGKRVHASGEMANEFVVSPDGRSVAFRQNYQVFAMPLMPGGQQVAVAPRGDALPVVRVSGDGGDYITWSGDGARLHWSLGPTLYTADRSAFFASAPGAAKATITPRTTSMAMEVKAAKATGRIALTGARIVTMADTDGGVIENGTIVIEGDRIVQIAPTAAIQLPAGTKTIDVTGKTIIPGLVDAHAHGPYGTDELIPQQNWSLLQNLALGTTTLHDPSSQAAHVFAAAEMQQTGKILAPRLFSTGEIVYGAKAAGVYAQIDSYDDALNHVRRLKAQGANSVKNYNQPRREQRQMVVAAARAEGMQVVAEGGSLFGMDMNLIADGNSTLEHNVPLDIFYKDVLQLFGQSDTNYTPTLVVTYGGLAGDPYWRQATNVWENPLMVHTPPAQLRAVTMRRTTAPESNFVDDESAREAKKVMQAGKLVAIGAHGQQAGIAAHWELWSFVRGGMTPVEALRTGTIDSAKSLGYAKDVGSLEVGKLADLLVLDADPTADIRNSDKIHRVMLGGRMYDPRTMNEVDTGTAKRRPYWWE, encoded by the coding sequence ATGCGTCAGTCGGTCGCCGGCGTCCTCGCCGCGCTCTTCGTCATTGGTCAGGCACATGCCCAGGACAAGCCCGCCGAAAAGCCCAAATGGGACGTCAATGCGCCGCAGGGCGCGACGCTGAAGCAGGCGAAGATCGACACCGACGAAGGCAGCTGGATCGACGTCGATGTCAGCCCCGATGGCAAGACGATCGCGTTCGCATTGCTCGGCGATATCTACACCATGCCGATCACCGGCGGCACGCCGACGCGCGTTGCCGAAGGCATGGCGTGGGAAGTGCATCCGCGCTTCTCACCCGATGGCCGTCGCATCGCCTTTACCTCCGATCGCGGCGGCGGCGACAATATCTGGATCATGAACGCCGATGGCAGCGACAAGAAGCAGCTGACCAAGGAAGATTTCCGCCTGCTCAACCAGCCGAGCTGGTCGCCGGACGGGCAGTATATCGTCGCCAAGAAGCATTTCACTACCGGCCGCTCGCTCGGCACGGGCGAGGTGTGGCTCTACCATGTCTCGGGTGGCGCGGGGGTGCAGCTGGTCAAGCGGGTCAGCGAGCGGCACCAGAAGGAACTGGGCGAGCCGATCTATTCGGCCGACGGCACGGGGGTGTATTTCACGCGCAACATCACCTCAGGCCCGATCTTCGAATATGCGCAGGATTCGAACAGCAACCTGTTCAATATCGAGCGCTACGACCTCGAGACCGGGGAGACCACGACTGCGGTGTCGGGGCTGGGCGGATCGGTGCGACCCGCGCCCTCGCCCGATGGCAAGTCCATCGCCTTTGTCCGGCGTGAAGCGGGCAAGTCCAAGCTGTGGGTCAAGGACATGGCGAGCGGGGCCGAGCGGATCGTCTATGGCGCGCTCGACCAGGATGTTCAGGAAACCTGGGCGGTCACCGGCGTCTATCCCAACATCGACTGGACGCCCGACAGCAAGTCGCTGGTCTTCTGGGCGGGCGGCAAGATCCGTCGCGTCGATAGTGACGGGAGCAACGCGGCGGTGATCCCGTTCCGCGTGACCGACACGCGCGCGGTGGCCGATGCCCCGCATCCGCAGATCGCGGTCGCGCCCGACAGCTTCACGACCAGGATGCCGCGCTTTGCCGCCGTCTCGCCCGATGGCGGCCGCGTGGTGTTCGAGAGCCTCGGCAAATTGTGGGTCAAGCCGGTTGCGGGCGGCGCGGCCAAGCGCCTGACCGGCCTGGCCGACGATGCCGGGATGGAGCTGTTCCCCGCCTGGTCGCGCGACGGGCGTTCGATCGTGTTTGTGCAGTGGAATGACGAGAGCCTGGGCTCGATCCGGATCGTCCCCGCTGCGGGCGGCACCGCGCGCGCGGTGACGCAGCAGCCGGGCCATTATGCCCGACCGCAATTCTCACCCGATGGGGCAACCATCGTGTTCGAGAAGGGCGATGGCGGCGGGTTGATCGCGTCCAAATGGGGCGAGAATCCGGGCGTGTATCGCGTCGCCAGCGCGGGCGGGACCCCGGTGATGGTCACGCGCGGCCTGTCGCGCCCGCATTTCGGCGCGTCGAACGACCGCGTGTTCATGGTCGAGGGGGGCGAGAAGCTCCAGCTGGTCAGCACGACCCTGTCGGGCGATGGCAAGCGCGTCCATGCCTCGGGCGAGATGGCCAATGAGTTCGTCGTGTCGCCCGACGGGCGCAGCGTCGCGTTCCGCCAGAATTATCAGGTGTTCGCGATGCCACTGATGCCCGGCGGGCAGCAGGTGGCGGTCGCGCCGCGCGGCGACGCGCTTCCGGTGGTGCGGGTCAGCGGCGATGGCGGCGATTACATCACCTGGTCGGGCGACGGCGCACGGCTGCACTGGAGCCTTGGCCCGACGCTCTACACGGCCGACCGCAGCGCCTTCTTCGCCTCCGCGCCGGGCGCGGCAAAGGCGACCATCACCCCGCGCACCACATCGATGGCGATGGAGGTCAAGGCGGCCAAGGCGACCGGTCGCATTGCGCTGACCGGTGCGCGGATCGTTACCATGGCAGACACCGATGGCGGGGTGATCGAGAACGGCACGATCGTGATCGAGGGCGACCGGATCGTCCAGATCGCGCCGACCGCCGCGATCCAGCTTCCGGCAGGCACCAAAACGATCGACGTCACCGGCAAGACGATCATCCCGGGGCTGGTCGATGCGCACGCGCACGGCCCCTATGGTACCGACGAGCTGATCCCGCAGCAGAACTGGTCGCTGCTCCAGAACCTCGCGCTCGGCACCACTACCCTGCACGATCCGTCGAGCCAGGCGGCGCATGTGTTCGCCGCGGCAGAGATGCAGCAGACCGGCAAGATCCTTGCCCCCCGCCTCTTTTCGACCGGCGAGATCGTCTATGGCGCCAAGGCGGCCGGGGTCTATGCCCAGATCGACAGCTATGACGACGCGCTCAACCATGTCCGTCGCCTGAAGGCGCAGGGCGCGAATTCGGTGAAGAACTACAATCAGCCGCGCCGCGAACAGCGCCAGATGGTCGTCGCCGCCGCGCGCGCGGAGGGGATGCAGGTGGTCGCCGAGGGCGGGTCGCTGTTCGGGATGGACATGAACCTGATCGCCGACGGCAATTCGACGCTGGAGCACAATGTCCCGCTCGACATCTTCTACAAGGATGTCCTGCAGCTCTTCGGCCAGAGCGACACCAACTACACCCCGACGCTCGTGGTCACCTATGGCGGCCTGGCGGGCGATCCGTACTGGCGTCAGGCGACCAATGTCTGGGAAAACCCGTTGATGGTCCACACGCCCCCGGCGCAGCTGCGCGCGGTGACGATGCGCCGGACCACCGCCCCCGAAAGCAACTTCGTCGATGACGAAAGCGCGCGCGAGGCGAAGAAGGTGATGCAGGCGGGCAAGCTGGTCGCGATCGGCGCGCACGGGCAGCAGGCGGGCATCGCCGCGCATTGGGAACTGTGGTCGTTCGTGCGCGGCGGCATGACCCCGGTCGAGGCGCTGCGCACGGGCACGATCGATTCGGCAAAGTCGCTGGGCTACGCGAAGGATGTCGGGTCGCTGGAGGTGGGCAAGCTCGCCGACTTGCTGGTGCTCGATGCCGATCCGACCGCGGACATTCGCAACAGCGACAAGATCCACCGCGTCATGCTCGGCGGGCGGATGTACGACCCGCGCACGATGAACGAGGTCGACACCGGCACCGCCAAGCGCCGCCCCTATTGGTGGGAGTGA
- the metW gene encoding methionine biosynthesis protein MetW, whose translation MSDLRPDLAIIAANVAPGSRVLDVGCGDGALMAALRDQRQVDARGLEIDAHNVASAVGRGLSVIQGDADTDLADYPDASFDYAILSQTLQTTMRPHVVLDHLLRIGERAVVSFPNFAHWRVRLSLLWGGRMPVTRLLPVAWYETPNIHHVTIDDFRAYVREQGITVEQAWFLSGDQLTSAAAANFRAEHAVFLLKK comes from the coding sequence ATGAGCGACCTTCGCCCCGACCTCGCGATCATCGCTGCCAATGTCGCGCCGGGCAGCCGCGTGCTCGACGTCGGCTGCGGCGACGGGGCGCTGATGGCGGCGCTGCGTGACCAGCGGCAGGTCGACGCGCGGGGCCTGGAAATCGACGCGCATAATGTCGCCTCCGCAGTCGGACGCGGGTTGTCGGTGATTCAGGGGGATGCCGACACCGACCTTGCCGATTATCCCGACGCCAGCTTCGACTATGCGATCCTGAGCCAGACGTTGCAGACGACGATGCGCCCACATGTCGTGCTCGATCATCTGCTGCGGATCGGCGAGCGCGCGGTCGTGTCCTTCCCCAATTTCGCGCATTGGCGGGTGCGGCTGTCGCTGTTGTGGGGCGGGCGGATGCCGGTAACGCGGCTGTTGCCGGTGGCGTGGTATGAGACGCCGAACATCCACCACGTCACCATCGACGATTTCCGGGCCTATGTCCGCGAGCAGGGGATCACGGTCGAGCAGGCCTGGTTCCTGTCCGGCGATCAGCTGACCAGCGCCGCCGCCGCCAATTTCCGCGCGGAGCACGCCGTCTTCCTGCTGAAGAAATAG
- a CDS encoding homoserine O-acetyltransferase — MSDDPRFGLDRRVTLPGPLRLDGGVLLSPVEIAYETYGTLAADGGNAILICHALTGDQHVASEHPITGKSGWWTRMVGPGKPIDPARHFIVCANVLGSCMGSSGPATLNPATGAPWGMSFPVITIRDMVRAQAMLLDHLGVERLKAVVGGSMGGMQALSWPATFPDRVEAAVVIASTARHSAQNIAFHEVGRQAVMADPRWNGGAYYEGEPPASGLAVARMAAHITYLSEAGLTEKFGRKLQAREAKTFGFDADFQVESYLRHQGLSFVDRFDANAYLYITRAMDYFDLAEEHGGVLANAFRETKARFCLVSFDTDWLYPTRDSRSIVHALNAAGAPVSFVELSSPFGHDAFLLDAPVLNRVVDGFLRAGE, encoded by the coding sequence ATGTCGGACGATCCGCGCTTTGGCCTCGACCGCCGCGTGACGCTGCCGGGGCCGCTGCGCCTCGACGGCGGCGTACTGCTGTCGCCGGTCGAGATCGCCTATGAGACCTATGGGACGCTGGCGGCAGACGGCGGCAATGCGATCCTGATCTGTCACGCGTTGACCGGCGATCAGCATGTCGCGTCGGAACATCCGATCACCGGCAAATCCGGCTGGTGGACCCGGATGGTTGGGCCGGGCAAGCCGATCGATCCGGCGCGGCACTTCATCGTCTGCGCCAATGTCCTGGGCAGCTGCATGGGGTCGTCCGGCCCGGCGACGCTCAACCCCGCGACTGGCGCGCCATGGGGCATGAGCTTTCCGGTCATCACCATCCGCGACATGGTGCGCGCACAGGCGATGCTGCTCGACCATCTCGGTGTCGAACGGCTGAAGGCCGTGGTCGGCGGGTCGATGGGGGGAATGCAGGCGCTGAGCTGGCCCGCCACCTTCCCCGATCGGGTCGAGGCGGCGGTGGTGATCGCGTCGACCGCGCGGCATTCGGCGCAGAATATTGCGTTCCACGAAGTCGGGCGTCAGGCGGTGATGGCCGACCCGCGCTGGAATGGCGGTGCCTATTATGAGGGCGAGCCGCCCGCATCGGGCCTCGCCGTCGCTCGGATGGCGGCGCACATCACCTATCTGTCCGAAGCGGGGCTGACCGAGAAATTCGGGCGCAAATTGCAAGCGCGTGAGGCCAAGACCTTCGGCTTCGACGCGGACTTTCAGGTCGAATCCTATCTGCGTCATCAGGGGCTGAGCTTCGTCGACCGGTTCGACGCCAACGCCTATCTCTACATCACCCGCGCGATGGATTATTTCGATCTGGCCGAGGAGCATGGCGGGGTGCTGGCGAATGCGTTTCGCGAGACGAAGGCGCGCTTCTGCCTCGTGAGCTTCGACACCGACTGGCTCTACCCGACCCGCGATTCGCGCAGCATCGTCCATGCGCTCAATGCGGCGGGTGCGCCGGTCAGCTTCGTCGAACTGTCCTCGCCCTTCGGCCATGACGCCTTCCTGCTCGACGCACCCGTGCTGAACCGGGTTGTCGACGGTTTTCTGAGGGCCGGCGAATGA
- a CDS encoding flavin monoamine oxidase family protein, protein MRGNEAFWRALQLARRDDLARLGRAMPVPGHEGIGRRALLKGIAAGGMAGALAGPVTAALPRSGRVAIVGGGIAGLAALHRLSDAGIECRLYEARNRMGGRMFTQRTGDGQWFEAGGQLVNSDHDDMHALAKAFGIPMVDRKDGPHQSVVLDRGVLVPQRELVRLLTPLAARIARDSEAVDADPRAAAAIDSLSVAHYLDRHARLIPDPRIRRLIEASIRTEYGAEPGASSALQLIFNLPTVKGEHVEVLAGSDERYAIAGGSGRLANAIADAHRDRIESGKRLASVRETGGALRLTFLDGSVTEADVAVIAVPAPILRQIDFAVPLSARWRAFIAEVDLGANEKVQVTSNGTPWQGVLGAGGELWDIASPYALGWDGTVRGVPGAPVWTWYLGGGQVAAAQDAPEALAAAFAARTEGAMPGIADAVAGGVVRRTNWSRDALTLGAYTNSAPGQLTRFAPLFWVESDDPAERQSAVAGRIVFAGEHVSDAWVGFMNGGAQTGRLAADAILAARGKRRAA, encoded by the coding sequence ATGCGGGGGAACGAGGCGTTTTGGCGCGCATTGCAGCTGGCGCGGCGCGACGATCTGGCAAGGCTGGGGCGAGCAATGCCGGTTCCGGGCCATGAAGGCATCGGGCGGCGCGCGCTGCTGAAAGGAATAGCCGCAGGGGGGATGGCCGGAGCGCTTGCCGGACCTGTGACGGCTGCGCTGCCCCGCTCCGGGCGGGTCGCGATCGTCGGTGGCGGGATCGCCGGGCTCGCCGCGCTGCACCGGCTGAGCGATGCCGGGATCGAGTGCCGCCTCTACGAAGCGCGCAATCGCATGGGCGGGCGAATGTTCACCCAGCGCACCGGCGACGGGCAATGGTTCGAGGCGGGCGGGCAGCTGGTCAATTCGGACCATGACGACATGCACGCGCTGGCGAAGGCATTCGGCATCCCGATGGTCGATCGCAAGGACGGGCCGCACCAGTCGGTCGTGCTCGACCGCGGGGTATTGGTGCCGCAGAGGGAGCTGGTGCGGCTGCTGACCCCGCTTGCCGCGCGGATCGCGCGCGATTCAGAGGCAGTCGATGCTGATCCACGCGCGGCGGCGGCAATCGATTCGCTGTCGGTCGCGCACTATCTCGACCGCCATGCGCGCCTCATCCCTGATCCCCGCATCCGCCGCCTGATCGAGGCGAGCATCCGCACCGAATATGGCGCCGAACCGGGTGCGTCCTCGGCGCTCCAGCTGATCTTCAACCTGCCCACGGTGAAGGGCGAGCATGTCGAAGTGCTCGCCGGGAGCGACGAGCGCTATGCCATCGCCGGGGGCAGCGGACGGCTGGCCAACGCCATCGCCGACGCGCATCGCGACCGGATCGAAAGCGGCAAGCGGCTGGCGTCGGTGCGCGAGACGGGCGGGGCGCTGCGGCTGACCTTTCTCGACGGGAGCGTGACGGAGGCCGATGTCGCGGTGATCGCGGTGCCCGCACCGATCCTGCGGCAGATCGACTTCGCCGTGCCGCTGTCGGCGCGCTGGCGCGCATTTATTGCGGAGGTGGATCTGGGTGCGAATGAGAAGGTTCAGGTGACGTCGAACGGTACGCCATGGCAGGGGGTGCTGGGGGCTGGCGGCGAACTGTGGGACATCGCCTCGCCCTATGCGCTGGGCTGGGACGGCACGGTGCGGGGCGTGCCGGGCGCGCCGGTATGGACCTGGTATCTGGGCGGCGGACAGGTCGCGGCGGCGCAGGACGCGCCCGAAGCACTCGCCGCCGCCTTTGCCGCGCGGACGGAGGGCGCGATGCCGGGGATCGCCGATGCGGTCGCAGGCGGAGTGGTGCGGCGGACGAACTGGTCGCGCGATGCGCTGACATTGGGCGCCTATACCAACAGCGCGCCGGGCCAACTGACCCGCTTCGCCCCGCTGTTCTGGGTCGAATCCGACGATCCCGCCGAGCGCCAGTCGGCGGTGGCGGGGCGGATCGTATTTGCGGGCGAGCATGTGTCCGATGCCTGGGTCGGCTTCATGAATGGTGGCGCGCAGACTGGGCGGCTGGCGGCGGACGCGATCCTTGCCGCGCGTGGGAAGCGCCGCGCCGCTTGA